In one Capricornis sumatraensis isolate serow.1 chromosome 1, serow.2, whole genome shotgun sequence genomic region, the following are encoded:
- the BCL6 gene encoding B-cell lymphoma 6 protein codes for MASPADSCIQFTRHASDVLLNLNRLRSRDILTDVVIVVSREQFRAHKTVLMACSGLFYSIFTDQLKCNLSVINLDPEINPEGFCILLDFMYTSRLNLREGNIMAVMATAMYLQMEHVVDTCRKFIKASEAEMVPAIKPPREDFLNSRMLMPQDIMAYRGREVVENSLPLRNAPGCESRAFAPSLYNGLSTPPASYPVYGHLPVSSFLFSDEELRDARMPIANPFPKDRALPCDSARPVPSEYSRPAMEISPGVCHSTIYSPKEAAPEEARSDMHYSVAEGPKPAAPSARSAPYFPCDKAGKEEERPSSEDEIALHFEPPNAPLNRKGLVSPQSPQKSDCQPNSPTESCSSKNACILQTSGSPPAKSPTDPKACNWKKYKFIVLNSLNQNAKPEGPEQAELGRLSPRAYAAPPACQPPMEPDTLDLQSPIKLSTSAEDSTIPQASRLNNIVNRSLTGSPRSSSESHSPLYLHPPKCTSCGSQSPQHAEMCLHAAGPTFPEELGETQSEYSDSSCENGAFFCNECDCRFSEEASLKRHTLQTHSDKPYKCDRCQASFRYKGNLASHKTVHTGEKPYRCNICGAQFNRPANLKTHTRIHSGEKPYKCETCGARFVQVAHLRAHVLIHTGEKPYPCEICGTRFRHLQTLKSHLRIHTGEKPYHCEKCNLHFRHKSQLRLHLRQKHGAITNTKVQYRVSATDLPPELPKAC; via the exons ATGGCCTCACCGGCTGACAGCTGTATCCAGTTCACCCGCCACGCCAGTGATGTTCTTCTCAACCTTAATCGCCTCCGGAGCCGTGACATCTTGACTGATGTTGTCATAGTGGTGAGCCGGGAGCAGTTTAGAGCCCATAAGACGGTCCTCATGGCCTGCAG TGGCCTGTTCTACAGCATCTTCACAGACCAGTTGAAATGCAACCTCAGTGTGATCAATCTGGATCCTGAGATCAACCCGGAGGGGTTCTGCATCCTCCTGGACTTCATGTACACATCTCGGCTCAATCTGCGGGAGGGCAACATCATGGCCGTGATGGCCACAGCTATGTACCTTCAGATGGAGCATGTTGTGGACACTTGCCGGAAGTTCATCAAGGCCAG TGAAGCAGAGATGGTTCCTGCCATCAAGCCTCCCCGTGAAGACTTCCTCAACAGCCGCATGCTGATGCCCCAGGACATCATGGCCTATCGGGGCCGGGAGGTGGTGGAGAACAGCCTGCCACTGAGGAATGCCCCTGGATGTGAGAGCAGAGCCTTTGCCCCCAGCTTGTACAATGGCCTGTCCACACCACCAGCCTCATACCCTGTGTATGGCCACCTTCCAGTCAGCAGCTTCCTTTTCTCTGATGAGGAGCTCCGGGATGCCCGAATGCCTATAGCCAACCCCTTCCCCAAGGATCGGGCCCTCCCCTGCGACAGTGCCAGGCCAGTGCCCAGTGAGTACAGTCGGCCAGCCATGGAGATCTCCCCCGGAGTGTGCCACAGCACCATCTACTCGCCCAAGGAGGCGGCTCCTGAGGAGGCGCGGAGTGACATGCACTACAGTGTGGCCGAGGGCCCCAAGCCTGCTGCACCCTCAGCCCGGAGTGCCCCGTACTTCCCCTGTGACAAGGCCGGCAAGGAGGAAGAGCGGCCCTCCTCGGAAGATGAGATTGCCCTGCATTTCGAACCCCCCAATGCACCCCTGAACAGGAAGGGTCTGGTTAGCCCACAAAGTCCCCAGAAGTCTGACTGCCAGCCCAACTCACCCACGGAGTCCTGTAGCAGCAAGAACGCCTGCATCCTCCAGACCTCTGGGTCCCCGCCGGCCAAGAGCCCCACTGACCCCAAAGCCTGcaactggaagaagtacaagttCATCGTGCTCAACAGTCTCAACCAGAACGCCAAACCGGAGGGGCCTGAGCAGGCAGAGCTGGGCCGCCTTTCCCCTCGAGCCTATGCTGCCCCGCCAGCCTGCCAGCCACCCATGGAGCCCGATACCCTTGATCTCCAGTCCCCAATTAAGCTCAGCACCAGTGCAGAAGACTCCACCATCCCACAGGCCAGCCGGCTCAACAACATCGTCAACAG gtCCCTGACTGGCTCCCCCCGAAGCAGCAGCGAGAGCCACTCGCCGCTATACCTGCACCCCCCCAAGTGCACGTCCTGCGGCTCGCAGTCCCCGCAGCacgcagagatgtgcctgcatgCCGCTGGCCCCACGTTCCCCGAGGAGCTGGGAGAGACCCAGTCTGAGTACTCAGATTCCAGCTGCG AGAATGGGGCCTTCTTCTGCAATGAGTGTGACTGCCGCTTTTCTGAGGAGGCTTCCCTCAAGAGGCACACGCTGCAGACCCACAGTGATAAACCCTACAAGTGTGACCGCTGCCAGGCCTCCTTCCGCTACAAAGGCAACCTCGCCAGCCACAAGACCGTCCACACGG GTGAGAAACCCTATCGTTGTAATATTTGCGGGGCCCAGTTCAACCGACCGGCCAACCTGAAAACCCACACCCGAATTCACTCTGGAGAGAAGCCCTACAAATGCGAAACGTGCGGAGCCAGATTTGTCCAG GTGGCCCACCTCCGTGCCCATGTGCTCATCCACACTGGTGAGAAGCCCTATCCCTGTGAAATCTGTGGCACCCGATTCCGGCACCTTCAGACTCTGAAGAGCCACCTGCGAatccacacaggagagaaaccttacCAT TGCGAGAAGTGTAACCTGCATTTCCGTCACAAAAGTCAGCTCCGTCTTCACTTGCGCCAGAAGCACGGCGCCATCACCAACACCAAGGTGCAATACCGCGTGTCCGCCACTGATCTGCCGCCGGAGCTCCCCAAAGCCTGCTGA